The following DNA comes from Thunnus thynnus chromosome 3, fThuThy2.1, whole genome shotgun sequence.
gaggaggaggagagggaaagcACTgaggcagagacacagagggcGACAGGGAGTAAGAGCGGCGGCGAGCCGTTGAACGCTGAACCACTGAGCCTAGAGTCTTTCTGCTCCTGTGTGGAAGAGATCCCGATCAAACTGGTGGCAGGAGAAAGTGGGACAGTGAGCCCTGACCATGACGTTGCCATGGAGATGACAGGAAGTGTGAGCAGCAGCGACAGCATTGAAGTGCTGGGAACGGAGAAGTCTTATCGGACGCAGCATGACATCATTGGATCTGACAGCAGAGGTTCGTCCCACTGACAGCAGCACTGAAACAGTTAGTCAATTCATTGATCAGCGGAAGATTCAACAacaatttttataatttattaattaatttaagacatttacagagaaaaaaagccaATCTCtccttccagcttctcaaatgtgaacatttgctgcttttttctgttttatatcattgtaaattgaatatctcaTAGCCGACTCATCCTGATTTGAAGAttaactagggctgcaactaacgattattttcattattgattatctgtcaattgttttctcaattaatcaataaactctttggtctataaaatgtcagaaaatggtgctGTGTTTTTCGctattatctgacatttcaCAGAGCAAGCAAGTGATTAACAGAAagaataatattaattattaatggaAATATTAGTTAGTTGCAGTCCTGACAGCATCTTCTGTCACTTTTAAACACAGCTAATGATTGTAGATTAACAAAGAGCAAAATTAACATTTATAGCTTGTAATGTCAGTGTTTAAGCTTAAACCTCAAAAGCTTTTCATTTGCTTATTTTAGCTTGAAACATTTAGtcagttaatcatttagttgatcgagagaaaaataatcaacagctATTTTGATCACTGATGAATCGTTTCAGTTGtttgaaagcaaaaacaatCACTGGTTCCATCTTCTcaaatgctgcttttctttcttttatatcattgtaagtTTCATAAatcttttgattttatttttgcttgacaaaacaaataatttgaaGACGTTTTCATTGAATAGAATTAATAATAAAGTGGTTAATTGGAAAAATCAAACACTCAGACATGTGTCTCATACAACTGGACCAGCTGACAGTTTTCTCACTTCCACAGAAATACACATGGGGATGTTGGACACCTCTCTCAGGCGTGCAGGAGTGGAGGCAGGCGTCAAGCGAGTTCGAGCGTACGCCAGACGGGCCAACAGTGAGGACAGCATCGAGGTCCTGAGTACAACCGAGTCCATCTTTCCTGACGACCTCACTGCCATCACAGAGGAGGAAGCGGAGCACCAACCTCTGAGTAACGGCCtgcaggaggatgaggaggaggagatactGACAGAGTGTAAATGTGATGACGTCCACAGAGTGGAAGAGACGATCCGAGAGGAGGAGTCATTGGATGAAACTGTtctagaaaatgaaagtgagcTTTCTGTCCAGGAAGGTGAAGGTCGAGATGACAGAGAAGAGTCtataaagcaaataaatgtcACTAGTGAGGTCACGATCAAAGAGGAGCCGGTCACTGAGTGTTTGAAGAGGAATCACGTCCATGAAGATGACAGTCCAGAGAGTACTTCAACGACGCTGCAGGGTAAAACATCTACAGCAATATCAGTTTTAAAAACCTTATTTAAACAGGATTCAACACTTTATCAACACGTGTTTGGCTAATTTAGAAAATGCTGTGTGAAAACAACGTACATCCACACTGTAGATGGTTTTCATACTAAAAATCCACACTAACATTGTCTTTGAAAATCTGATGATGTGGAAAAAtattggttttttttacagatctcttttattaatttttatgagcaaagaaataaacacagaacaaacaaacattggATGCTTGCATGTAGATCAACATGCGCAATTGCAGAAAAAGGGGATGtaacatatataaaatatatatataatgtgtatgtattcatgtattatGAATAGAAATATAAGTAGATTAGTAAATTAaaatttagaagaaaaaaaaagaagagactAAATTATCTGACTTAATGAAAACACTGATTAATGAGGGTCAAAACAGAGAACAAAAAGGTGTCTTGTCAGGTTTAGTGCGGATTTGCTCTTCTTCCTCAGGAAATACACTCACTAGATGTTATTATAATACCTGACAGATTACAGTTGAAGGCTCATTTATAGATGAGGTTTCACAGGAACATCGTTGGTGCACTTTAAACTGTCAGAGATACATTTTATAATACAAGTTGTCTGGTTTGGGTATTTGGGACTGAACAACACAGAACAGCAGCGGGGAGCTGTGAGGGGTGAAAACTCTGCAGTCCTCAGCTCCAAACTCCAAACTTTGAGTGGCAGCTTACAAAATCAGCTCGTTACTGGGGTccaaagtgggaaaaaaagacGTGAGAAACAATCTGCTAAAATCAGGCTTTAAAAATAACGGAGAGGAGAAGTATGCTGTTTAGCTGCTGAGTCTTGATTTCTAAACTACAATATGtagtttaaaaaacatctgaagGAGTTTTAAGGTGATGAGTCCTCCCCAATTAATGCCTTTCTACAATAATACAATTAAACTAGTACTCCCCATTttcctacattacccacaatcaACTCTACTCGATTCACTCGATTGTACAGATTTGGGTTGTTTTGCTAGTAGTGGCTAATGTGGCCTTAAGTGGGCTACAGACGTCTGATCACCTTCACACCCCtggatttttaacattttcaaacttgtagtcttcaccCCTGACATGTTTATACATCCTGCACACCAACAGGCtgaccatttttttttataaacataatataatatttttatatttctagatccttacacacacatttgaatatATCACAATTTGTAAATTTAAGTGTCAGTTTCCTTAATTTTACTCGatctaattaacattttaaagaagGATGTACAAGAATTTAAAGTTCCTTTTTTCTAGCTTACTACAACATATTTTTGAATATATCTGATTTTAATTCTGATATGTGATGATGAATctgatgtaatgtttatatatatcatatttatatgtatatgttttgatatttatgatatttttgatGTATTGTTTTTGAGGTATGGCCTTTGTGTTCCTGATCTTTTTGATGTACTTTGAATTACTAATTGCTTTGAGATGTTCATAACACCTTCCCTAAAgttaaattttcttttcatctttaataacaGACGTAGAAGTAGCGGAGTCGCCTGAAGTTCATCAAACTGTGCCTGACCTCCAGGCTAACTTTGCCCCACCTGTTGCCCTGCCCGAGGTTGAACGTTGGTCTCCTCCCTGCGCTCCCCTCAGGCTTCTTAGCGTCGACGAAGCGTCTGACTGCACCAGCTTCACCGGCTCCTCAGACCTCCTCTCTCCCACCCAAAACGTCCACGGTAGCACCCGctcagagaagaggaggagaaggaaggctGGACTCAGAGCCCTCAGGTTCCTGAAACAGAACTCATTCTCCCAGCATGCCGTGTTCTGTCTACTGAGCGGCCGGCCGCTGGTTGTCATCGGAGGAGACGAGGTTTTGGTGAGGAAGCAGGTGGACGCCCTTAGTCTCTTCCTGCCTGCTCCTGTTGCTGATGGGAGTGCTGTGATGCCGAGTTTGACCACGCCCCTTCAACTGACCGACCTGCTCACCTGGAGACTGATCGGCATACACAGGTACGCCAGAACACAACCGCTGATTACCTGCAAGTCTTAAAGGTGCAacgtgtaagatttagtggcatctagtggtgaggttgcagattgcaaccaactgaatgcGCCTCCCattcccctccccttccaagcgtgcaGGAAAACTACGGTAGCCAagaaactcgcaaaaaacaaaggcaaaatgCAGTGTTTGTCcactctgggctactgtagaaacacggCAGAGGACCTGcttcctatgtagatataaagggctcatttaaggtgtaatgaaaacacaacgattcttattttcaggtgattatacactaatgaaaacataattatttctgctagatgccactaaattctgcacactgcacctttaacattttcatttattttacaccTTGTTTCTTAATCTTACCCACTCGTCTTTTGTCCTCCTttgagagaaaatcagaaacgaaaagagaaatttatatttaattttttttttggtttcatgatggaGTAGAAGCTAattccagctactgtcaatcaaacaaacccCTGACACCCCCAGCTGGcggaaaatgaagaaaaataccttttctctttattctaataatacaaaactattaacaatacatttaaaaaaaaaaacatgttgacattgtTTTTGACTGCAGGGGGtttattaaatgtgatttcagttgaaCTTCATTCACATGATACGTCTTAATCTGATGCACTTGTCGTTCTCATGACCTGCATTTATCTGACATTCTCATTTATGTTGTGagaaaacagtaacattaaataaactgagtttcctctcttccttttgCTCAGATCACCCTCCAGTTCTTCGTCCAGCGTGCTTCACTCTCTGACTCGCTACAGTCGTTATTTGGCCCTGCTGGACCTGGACCAGAAGACGCTGCGCTGTCCGTCATACTCCGGCTCTCTCATCAGCAGACTGGCGGATCCTCACACCAGCATCAGCCGGGGGATCACATACCTGCTGCACCTGGAGAGCTGCCTGACAGCACTGGCCAATCAGGCTCTGCTCCACACGTTTAATCCTTCTTTCCACCGTCCTGACACTGCTGATGAGAATAAAGTTGCACAAGGAGACGACTTCCTGTTATCGCGAGGATTCTGCAGCAGTGAGAGCGATTTGAGAGTGATGCGTTTCCTGTCTGACCTCATCAAACAGCGTCACGCAGGACGTGGCCCACCAGTTTTAAGATTCTATTACAGCTCGATGACACTCCATAGAAATACAGCCGCAACATAGAGCGCATCATTAAAAGACACtggaagaacaaaaacaagaggCCGTCGTTAAGATGGTCCGCACTGGTCTCTGTTTTACTGTCACCTGCAACTTTGAACATATAAAGACACAAGAATCATGTTTTTAATCTGCTGTGTTACCTGTTAGTGTTTTTGCATGAAGCCTGGTCGTGTATCACTGGACATTAGTGCACTAGTGCCTCACAAGCACCAAAGACTTTTACATGCAGGTAGTCTGATACACCTGAAGTATAATACTGAAGTCCAATACTTCAAGTATTGGACTTTTTATTggagtgtttttaaaatgtaggaTTATCACTGAATTACACATGAATTTTGTGTAAATTAAGATATTTGAGCCACTTGTGAACACAAGTTACTGTTCAGACGACGTGGTATTGTGGGTTTTGTGGATCTTAGTAGTTCACAACTAAATGGAgtgttcctttttaaaaaaatctttgttgGGTCTGTTGCTCTGTCATCCaactttttaataaataataaaaaataatttatttggcATATTTTTGGACAGCTGACAGTattaagacagacagaaacaaggCGATCAATCAATCATAGAACAAAGATCCTGAGCTTCAATCAAATCAGGGTTTTATGTAGTTTGTTATATTGTctgtttaaacaacatttaaccGGCTTGACTTCATTTTTTAATGGGTTCAACTGAACTGTTTGCAGTAACATGCAGCTGCAAGATTCAACATGAGTCCTctgttaataaaacaaacagcttcaTCGTAAAGAAATCcctcaacattttgggaaattcacttccttttatctttattatataGACATGATGACATCTCAGCAAGAAAACTATTAAGTTAAtttctcaaaaatgtcaaactatttcttgaAGTGCCGCTAAACCAAATGTACCATAAAATGACCTCATGGTCCAaccaaaactaaaacatttacttttcagCAAATGGGGAACCTGaacattcatttcagtttttaaaatagattttcCAGTTTAATCTAATTTCTAAGTACAATCAAAATGTGTTATTGAAtgtgaataaattattttagcatttatatgtataaaatatcgAAGCCTGTGTTATCAGATCGTGAAACAGTCAAACACAATTTGCACATCAGTTAGAAGTTACTGTAATTGTCAACTTCAGTTTgcagaaaaataatcttttctAAAAAGAATTGAGGCagaaattttaaattaatttacacatCATTACATTTGGTTCAACTTATGTTCATAACAACCTACAGAGTTATATGAGCAGACAGTTAAACCACACAGTGGCTTTAAACCTCAGTTaaactaaaaacagattttagttGAACCGTCCAGGTGCATTTAACGACAACAACTTTGCTTAAACTCTAAACTGCAGCTGAGCTGATGACAGAGCAACACCTTCCTTTTGTTTAACACTGGATTTTAATGTGTATGCAAATATGAGCCAATTTTAGTGTgtgtataattatttttaaaattaaaaattatatatatatcaatcaCTTGGACTCATTTTTAAGCAGTTTTGAGCAACcaacattattttccttttctatgATTTCATTAAACCAGTCAATGTTCCCGTTTATTAATCAACATTACATCATTGCCTCTTATGTACATTTATGATGACAATGAATatcaaaaaagtacaaaaacaccattcgatgaaaaaaaaaaaaaaaaaaaaaatctctcacaGAATTAAACTATTATTCAGTTTGGCTCATTAGCATACGGAAGAAACACTGACAATTTAAGAATGAAGCAACATAAAGTGTCTGTATCATGTTATTAAATGCTGCAAAATAACACACGTGTTTAAAGTCTCTGCATCATACAGACGACTCGGTCTGTGCAGGTCTATCCTGACGTCTGTATGAAGTTAATTATGTTTCAGCTCCACACACATTCATCAACGCTCCGCTGGACTGAGGGGGGGTATGAAGGAACTGAACTGTAGTTATGAGCAGGACGACAGACAGTTCGTACTCTAAATACTCTGCCAGGTGAGCAGAGCCGTCCCGCTGCCACTTCAGTGTTTCAGGACTTTCACAGGTCTGCAGGATGAGGCTCAGCTATAAATACCcaatgacaaaaaacaacaattagtTGATGTTAGAAGCACTTCTTTGATAAATTCATTTAGACCACTTATAATACAAATTCGACTTATTACACTTACAATTTTGCAATTTTAGGTGCAAATGGAGCTAATAATGTGACAGCATCAGCCCTGAGGAGAGATAAAATAATATTATGACACataatacagacagaaaataacTTATTGAGTTAAAAAGCCAAACAACTCCTCACATTTGTGATGCACTGATTTAATATGATGGATCATACTCACACCGAGAGGTCCTTATTAACATATCAGGTAGACGCCATGTAAAATAAATTTCTTAATCTTTGTCTTTATAACAAAATGGTTTTATAAACCTTCTAGATCAATATAATTAAATGTTGTAGTCTATAAACACATTACTGTATGAGAAACTGTATGAGATGTGTAGTTCCAGCTTTGCGTTATCTGACACATTAAAGAATGATCTTCATCATTTCCACATAGTGAAGAACACAGGTTGgaaattgaaaatacatttaaaaaaataaaataaaatcagtacTCCATATTTTAGTCAAACAGCTACAGGATTTTTGAGGCCAATATCGATAATtatgagaaggaggaggaggagaaggagaaggagaaggagaaggagaaggagaaggagaaggagaaggagaaggagaagaaggagaagaagaaggagaagaagaagaagaagagatctATCAGTTGATATTAATTTTCTTGACAACtcataacataaataaacatttttgataaggctcccttaaattttttttttttttaacaatttagACCCAGAAACGTAGCAGTCAGGATGTTTCAACAGTTGTGAAATAAACTTATCACTTGTCTCTGGTAGACAAAATAGATAATAGTGACACTGTTTAAGACATATCTGCGGCATTTCTGTACttcaatttttttgtcatttatcacCTGACATAAACGGCCAATATATGCAACCAATTTATCAGTCTGGCTCTCCTCTATATCACCTGATATCATGAGTTTAGATTTCAGAATTGTTataaggagaaaaagagagccaTCAGTGCATCGTTATGAGTTTCCTCTTACCTTATCCTAAACTCAACCAGTAATCTCAGCTATGCCAAACCATAACCTAACCTGAACCgtggatgggggggggggggctaaaGAAAACAGCACCCGAAACAAGATGGAAACCTGCATTTGAAGGAggaaaacactgacatacaACATCCGCCGGTTTCATGTTATCCTGCTGTTTGACAGTTGATGGCGCTAATGGGCCAAGAAATCTAGCAATGCACTCGCAAAAGGCAGGAAGACGACTTATTTGACGTAAacaatgcagttttaaaatgaataaataaatctgctTTACAGCTGCTTTATGAAGAATTCAACACATTAGTCTGGTCTGAAGGATACACACAGAATGTTTTTGTGGATGAAAACTCCACATGTTGTTAATTTACAGTTTGCtttcaaagtaaatatttattacCCACCACAATTAAGAAAtagacttttcctttaaaagtgAATTGAAAAGGAAGGAACGGCTGGAAAGATGAGAGTTGTGTGACTTACAGCTGACACTGTGACGGGGCCTTCAGTAGGGAGGAGCGGAGTTTAATGGCTGCTGGGCtgcctgcaggaggaggagagacacgGAGGGTTAAATCAACACCTCAGACTGCAAAGCAAATATCACCACATATGACAGAACAACTTACAGTAGGTGCTGATCACCACCACGTCATCAGGGAAGCACATGGAAAAAAGGCAACAGATCAGATTCTGTCTTACTACCTTTTAAAATCCACtatataaaaaaaggaaaatcgAAACGCTGCAGCAGGTCTTTAATACCTCGAGAGGCTGCAGAGCTTTTGCTCCAAAAAGTTAGAAATTAAATATGACTTACTGGTCCCAGTCTTTTGCTGAAGAAGACAGAGTGGGTATGATGGATTGAAGAAAGGGTAACAAATTCTCCTCATCTGAGTgtgacagagaaacaaagacaagCAATGTTACGTGCTTACGTTGTACCACATGGCAGCTGTTTTTTTGCACACAGCTGTTCTTTCATCTTCACTTACAAACACCCTCaagagtttttgaccactagtagcacTGAAGAGAAATATTTAGATGAGCGTGTcgttgtgtgtttttatctcgTGCTCCATCGTGTACACCAGGAGCAGAGAGGCAACGTGATACACATCTCTGCTGACTGCAGAAGGCAGGAAGTTAGTCGTGGTAGATGCATCCTTAAAACGGTAGTAAGAtgaggcaataaaaaaaaaaaaaaagaggaaaaaaatgcaggTTTTAACACACTTGCCTAAAGGCTGTGTGAATAATCTTATGCTAAGAAATGTATTCAACGTGTTTTTCCTCTCAATATGCTTCAAATGATGTGTcgtctgaaaaataaaaaagtgattaTTTCTGCTCCAAACAGCCACAGACGAAAGTGGAGCGAAAAGCCTGCAGCCAGAGAGGCGAGACACGAGGTGGAACAGCGCGCGCTTTCAGGCAGTCTCCCCTTGAAGGCATCGATATAGTCGCATTTGGCACAGAAACTGACAGAAGCAGAAgtgtgaatgaaaacaaaagatattttgagaaaatacTGCTTACTTTCACACCTGGCCAACTACTGCTTGAAATATCAGTAATCGGAATATTGGTTTCGGAAAGTTACAGAACAGTGAGATAAAGCCACACTTTCACTTCCAGCgtcaacaaaaaacagagtGCGAGGCAACGAAATTGCACACAAAGTTGATGGAAAGACACGATTAGCCGCAGCTTAACTTGGGATTGTGCGACTTGTGAGAAGACACGCAAGTCCGTGCCAAGCAGGAAACTCCAGATCTGAAAATGTGAAGCCGATGCAGAAGTGTCTAAACCTGCATTTTCTTTAATGgtcatcagggggcgactccactggctccaaaaagaagtcagtttgtatagaagtctatgagaaaatgacccgacttctcatttgatttattacctcagtaaactctttcctaatgagtttatggtctcaatcactagtttcaagtcttcttcaatacatcatgatgttcgttttgtaaattatggtcccatttagagtaaaatagacgataaagcagtgtatgctttagggcggggctaccttgtgattgacaagacGCTACCACAGAGGTGCATGATGTGCTGTAGTTGGACCCTGAGGAGCTCCTGTCCAGCTCCAcgctctcatccaaatatgttcacttctcatcacttctggctcaaaaaaaaaaaacaaccaagatggcgatggtcaaaatgccaaactcgaggcttcaaaacgggagtccacaaaccaatgagtgacaTCCCGGTGGCTACacccattatttttatacagtctatggtctgtgcaaattgaaaacatttcaacGTGGGCAAGAAACTAATGGTGGGGTTTTATGTATCTGGAGCCTGTTTCATGAAGGGGATTTGCGAGCGCTGCTTAGATACAGATTACAAATATTCTATGAAACTGTCCCGTTTCATAAATGTtccaaatttggtgaaacaGGCCTCTGCTTCATAAACgtagaaaaagaaagaactggagtttAAACACAAATACTCCCACACACATGGTCAGTCTGCACTACGCTATGGAGCTTACAGCTACAGCATAAaccaaataaacacagactgtacAAATAACACAGCAATCAAATTTCACACAAATGACAAAAGGCAAAAATTTGCTTTGCCTTCTGTCTGAAATCACACTTAGACAATGAGATAGGCACTTTGTTTGACGCATACTGAGGCCTTTAGGGAGCAGTGATGTCGGCTGTGCTGTGAACTTGTGGGGTTGCATGTAAATGCAGTTCCTACATGTTACCACTCGGAGTCACCAAAGGTTGCAGGTGACTTGaaattcattttatcattattttatatggTAAAGACATTAAATGCCCCCAAAATGAATATATACAGCAGAAAGATGACAGCAAATGAGGAGAGGGATGGGTAGGGAAGGATATGCAATCATTTCCACAGCCTGATGTGAACCGAGGACTTTCATGGTCAGCACCTTCACTTAGTCATCCAGAGTGCATTAAATAAATCACTGATAAATCGATGTAATTGGGGAACTGTTGTTCTGTTGAACTGAACCTATTTTTGAGGTTTCAGCACAAATTGGAGCAAATTTGAGTTTAGTGAATTGATCCaattctctttaaaaaaagaaaaaagaaaagtggacCTAAGAACAAAGTGAAGACGTCCACACACCTGTTGTGTTTTCCATCTCCTGTTTGATCTCCTGTAAGAAGCTACTGCAGCGGTCTGTGCTGGAGGACAGATTGTCCCACAACCACCTGAGAGCCCACGTGTTCTCCTGCAAGACAGAAAGATCATCGGATGATGAGCTGTCCTAAAGATAACTAGATAGAGTGACAAAGGCACCTCGTTTACATACAACCATCCATCCACTCACCGCAGGCTGATGTTCAAGATACGTTTTACCGCTGCATTATTTCAATCACTTATAAGCAGATTGTAACAGTGCAATTTATTAGCAACTATGTCAGCTGGGTAATATTTAATCTGGTTATCAAATTATCAATGCATATAGTAGTGATATATTCTATTAATAACATCCTTCTGTATTTTATGTTCATTaccaattaatctgctgatcattttctgtATTAATCGTTCAGTCtttgaaatgtgacaaagtAGTGACCTCCACCTCACATCACAGATTATGAGAGTACAAAGTGATGTCtttaaaatacttgttttatccaaccaacagtcccaaaccacaaaatgtttcatttacTATGATAACatgcagaaaatcctcacatctcAGGAGCTGGAACCAACATATGTTTGGCCTTTTTGcttgaaatgactgaaatgattgaTGGATTATCAAAACAATTGCatcgactaatcgattcattgacTAACTGTTACAACt
Coding sequences within:
- the smcr8b gene encoding guanine nucleotide exchange protein smcr8b — its product is MIGSPDLLAFTAAEGFGEEEGQEAQGLPEDLSMPLLPPSNPWTSAAQFHRDFILVAEFSEQVGPKPVLTIPDDPRVIGSFDLNHFSVRIMSVDYQASGPGPAPPTSPGPRLNFSEDSKVILGDSAEDAFAYVHHVTLYDLEARGMVRPFCMAYVCSDQAKLMENFSELSTGFSQASESLKTGNRQAFSMELQRKLQELEYTRLTLQQETELPQTVNGFAESGEKTEELEAVERSILNHRDLLRQVTSYPNRKLKQPDFLPYDPADSLTDPTALLPPEPCPPTSLSSSPSCRSEHRLKQLQELCNSYFLSLMKEQLADTERRLRGDRSALRTARVTRSLSRRLTLTNFLFELWTPEDGEEEERESTEAETQRATGSKSGGEPLNAEPLSLESFCSCVEEIPIKLVAGESGTVSPDHDVAMEMTGSVSSSDSIEVLGTEKSYRTQHDIIGSDSREIHMGMLDTSLRRAGVEAGVKRVRAYARRANSEDSIEVLSTTESIFPDDLTAITEEEAEHQPLSNGLQEDEEEEILTECKCDDVHRVEETIREEESLDETVLENESELSVQEGEGRDDREESIKQINVTSEVTIKEEPVTECLKRNHVHEDDSPESTSTTLQDVEVAESPEVHQTVPDLQANFAPPVALPEVERWSPPCAPLRLLSVDEASDCTSFTGSSDLLSPTQNVHGSTRSEKRRRRKAGLRALRFLKQNSFSQHAVFCLLSGRPLVVIGGDEVLVRKQVDALSLFLPAPVADGSAVMPSLTTPLQLTDLLTWRLIGIHRSPSSSSSSVLHSLTRYSRYLALLDLDQKTLRCPSYSGSLISRLADPHTSISRGITYLLHLESCLTALANQALLHTFNPSFHRPDTADENKVAQGDDFLLSRGFCSSESDLRVMRFLSDLIKQRHAGRGPPVLRFYYSSMTLHRNTAAT